The Leptodactylus fuscus isolate aLepFus1 chromosome 3, aLepFus1.hap2, whole genome shotgun sequence genome has a segment encoding these proteins:
- the LOC142198452 gene encoding ankyrin repeat domain-containing protein 9-like, with product MYDHISYARYLLNHFPEEAIKVPVQKGDHQAYSYHLGLAIMHDRREILNMILEAGQKVYCGSYVNLEHYFAPGDGNTALHLACNLLKGDLVLILLTHGATSIPNKYGQTPMDMILTRIASAGDNMKHKIRCLDHLLLFEPLITLETRRTLEENHQDWAAIMGEDVLAYLLGKRPAPLAMTSMRRILQQLPPLNIVRCLQQLQIPHIVRNSFSLGH from the coding sequence ATGTATGACCACATATCCTATGCCCGATACCTATTGAATCACTTCCCGGAAGAGGCAATTAAGGTGCCGGTCCAGAAAGGCGACCACCAGGCATATTCTTACCACCTGGGCCTGGCTATAATGCATGATCGCCGGGAGATCCTCAACATGATCCTGGAGGCCGGACAGAAAGTCTATTGCGGATCCTACGTAAACCTGGAGCATTATTTCGCTCCAGGGGATGGAAACACGGCCTTGCATCTGGCCTGCAATCTACTTAAAGGTGACCTGGTGCTTATTCTTTTAACTCATGGGGCAACATCGATCCCAAATAAATATGGACAAACCCCCATGGACATGATATTGACCCGAATAGCCAGCGCGGGTGATAACATGAAACATAAGATCAGGTGCTTGGACCACCTCCTCCTCTTTGAACCTCTCATAACGTTAGAGACGAGACGGACCTTGGAGGAGAATCACCAAGACTGGGCAGCCATAATGGGTGAGGACGTGCTTGCCTATCTGCTGGGGAAGAGGCCGGCACCATTGGCGATGACATCAATGAGGaggattctgcagcagctgccacCATTGAACATTGTGAGATGCCTACAACAGCTCCAGATCCCTCATATTGTCAGAAACAGCTTCTCACTTGGACATTAA